Proteins from one Toxotes jaculatrix isolate fToxJac2 chromosome 13, fToxJac2.pri, whole genome shotgun sequence genomic window:
- the LOC121192139 gene encoding semaphorin-6D-like produces MAPTDWRSPWQRPPLMLLLIQTFRFLSESASTTPFPKDLEPVSVVSSEQSYQYPGFQGLLQDNDTLRLGLDFQRMLRINHMLYIAARDHVFAVNLTTASEQFVPQLKLTWKSRDVSKCTVRGKNSDECYNYVKVLVPRNDETLFACGTNAFNPTCRNYKMTSLEQVGEEVVGQARCPFESGQSNVGLFAGGDFYSATMTDFLASDAVIYRSLGDGRPVLRTVKYDSKWLREPHFLHAIDYGNYVYFFLSEIAVEYTALGKSVFSRVARVCKNDNGGSPRVLERYWTSFLKVTSNHFEPE; encoded by the exons ATGGCCCCGACTGATTGGCGGTCACCGTGGCAGCGGCCgccactgatgctgctgctcatcCAAACTTTCCGTTTCCTGTCTGAGTCGGCGTCGACCACGCCCTTCCCCAAAGACCTGGAGCCAGTGAGCGTGGTCAGCTCGGAGC agtcGTACCAGTATCCGGGTTTTCAGGGTTTGCTTCAGGACAACGACACACTGCGTCTGGGCCTGGACTTCCAGAGGATGTTACGCATCAACCACATGTTGTACATCGCTGccag AGATCACGTGTTCGCCGTGAACCTGACGACGGCTTCAGAACAGTTCGTTCCTCAGCTG AAACTCACCTGGAAGTCCAGAGACGTCAGCAAGTGCACGGTCAGAGGGAAGAACAGC gacGAGTGTTACAACTACGTCAAAGTCCTGGTGCCCAGAAACGACGAGACGCTTTTCGCCTGCGGTACCAACGCTTTCAACCCCACCTGCCGGAACTACAAg atgACCTCCTTGGAGCAGGttggggaggaggtggtgggcCAGGCTCGTTGTCCCTTTGAGTCCGGTCAGTCCAACGTTGGACTGTTTGCTG GGGGAGATTTCTACTCGGCCACCATGACGGACTTCCTGGCCAGCGACGCCGTCATCTACAGAAGCCTGGGAGACGGCCGACCCGTCCTCCGGACCGTCAAGTACGACTCCAAGTGGCTCCGAG agcCTCACTTCCTGCACGCCATCGACTACGGTAACTACGTCTACTTTTTCCTCAGTGAGATCGCAGTGGAGTACACCGCCCTGGGCAag TCGGTGTTTTCTCGGGTCGCTCGGGTGTGTAAGAACGATAACGGTGGATCTCCCCGAGTCCTGGAGAGATACTGGACTTCTTTCCTCAAGGTGACTTCAAACCACTTTGAACCTGAgtga